The Paenibacillus sophorae genome has a segment encoding these proteins:
- a CDS encoding nucleoside recognition domain-containing protein, whose amino-acid sequence MNINIARIAKKSAPFLSGGLAMLLAAAIISSPEKSFNASFQGLKLWWTLVFPALMPFLMLSEMLSASGFVHAIGVLLEPLTKLVFRLPGSAGWTLALGMTSGFPGGAQGAAQLHRQGEISGREAGRLASLAHFASPVTLLIVVGASMLHSPAAGYSLLAVHWLAGLAAGITVSAGASRPTETASSAKASAARRTSLIRRAISEAADARARDGRSFGRLLGESVSASVQCLMLVGGYIIIFAVVISIISGLRPQLPTALTAALLELHLGAQALTSVTMLHVSGISLGPLELALLSGALGWSGICAQLQALAVLKPAGVRYLPFAASRLLHGGYAFILTLLLYKPLTAFQESALPVLTGREITLSGTFSIETIWGSLPGLVAMHLLMLLTLLLLSAAVRLVSAIRGRSR is encoded by the coding sequence ATGAACATAAACATTGCCCGAATAGCCAAGAAATCGGCTCCTTTTCTTTCCGGGGGCCTGGCTATGCTTCTCGCAGCAGCCATCATTTCTTCGCCTGAAAAATCTTTTAACGCCTCATTTCAAGGCTTGAAGCTATGGTGGACGCTGGTCTTTCCGGCCCTGATGCCTTTTCTGATGCTATCGGAAATGCTGAGCGCCTCCGGTTTCGTTCATGCCATCGGTGTTCTTTTGGAACCTCTTACGAAGCTTGTTTTCCGGCTTCCGGGCAGCGCGGGATGGACGCTGGCCCTGGGAATGACGTCCGGCTTTCCCGGAGGTGCCCAGGGAGCGGCCCAGCTGCACCGGCAGGGCGAAATCTCCGGCAGGGAGGCCGGACGCCTGGCATCGCTCGCCCATTTCGCCAGTCCGGTTACGCTCCTGATTGTAGTCGGAGCCTCCATGCTCCACAGCCCCGCGGCCGGTTACAGCCTGCTGGCCGTACACTGGCTTGCGGGGCTTGCCGCCGGAATAACGGTATCCGCCGGGGCTTCACGCCCCACGGAAACCGCTTCTTCGGCGAAAGCTTCCGCCGCACGCCGGACTTCCCTGATCCGCCGGGCGATATCCGAAGCTGCGGACGCTCGCGCAAGGGATGGCCGCAGCTTCGGCAGACTGCTGGGCGAATCGGTAAGCGCCTCTGTGCAGTGTCTGATGCTGGTTGGAGGCTACATTATTATATTCGCTGTCGTTATCAGCATCATATCAGGGCTGCGGCCGCAGCTGCCAACAGCCCTTACCGCTGCACTGCTGGAACTTCATCTCGGGGCACAAGCTCTGACGTCAGTGACGATGCTGCACGTTTCGGGAATATCATTGGGGCCGCTGGAGCTTGCGCTGTTGTCTGGAGCGCTAGGATGGAGCGGCATCTGCGCACAGCTGCAGGCCTTGGCGGTACTAAAGCCTGCCGGGGTACGCTATCTTCCCTTTGCCGCGAGCCGGCTGCTGCATGGAGGCTATGCGTTCATTCTCACACTGCTGCTTTACAAACCGCTTACGGCGTTTCAGGAATCGGCACTGCCCGTTCTGACCGGCAGAGAGATTACTTTATCCGGTACATTTAGTATCGAAACGATCTGGGGTTCTTTGCCAGGTCTGGTTGCCATGCATTTGCTTATGCTGCTTACCCTGCTGCTGCTGTCCGCCGCCGTCCGGCTTGTCTCGGCTATTCGCGGCCGTTCCCGTTGA
- a CDS encoding SepM family pheromone-processing serine protease gives MRQFRHRTGMRAAAYLFTLIVLVYAVVFMGTPYVVYQPGDASEVAPMIKVENEDTAEKGTFMMTTVSASYANVALLLYSALNPNAEIDRKAERLGDQTEEEYTATQVYYMSSSQSNAVEAAYKAAKIPFRNTTEYLFVFSVPGETGHRQFKPGDKILSVAGHQVTDPEALSLLLSSRKVGDQVAVSLERDGKKLAEDVTLVEIKDSGKTAVRPGLGVVIGAVQKVEASEAGREVNFTDTDVGGPSAGLMFTMEIYNRLTKGDLTKGYRVAGTGTIDPSGEVGPIGGVQFKIVAADRKGAEIFFVPVKNYAVAKAKADKIGAKMKLVPVTTVSDAIQYMEKLPVKP, from the coding sequence GTGAGGCAGTTCAGACACAGAACAGGAATGCGCGCCGCGGCTTATCTTTTTACGCTCATCGTGCTGGTTTACGCCGTTGTGTTCATGGGGACTCCTTATGTAGTGTACCAGCCCGGAGACGCCTCCGAGGTAGCGCCCATGATCAAGGTGGAGAACGAGGATACAGCTGAAAAGGGAACCTTCATGATGACGACCGTATCCGCCAGCTATGCCAATGTGGCGCTGCTGCTCTATTCGGCGCTGAATCCCAACGCGGAAATAGACCGCAAAGCCGAAAGGCTCGGTGATCAGACTGAGGAGGAATACACGGCTACGCAGGTTTATTATATGAGCAGTTCGCAGTCGAACGCCGTGGAGGCCGCTTACAAAGCGGCAAAGATTCCTTTCCGCAACACGACTGAATATTTGTTCGTTTTCTCGGTTCCCGGGGAAACTGGTCATAGACAGTTTAAGCCTGGGGACAAGATTCTCAGCGTTGCAGGGCATCAGGTGACCGATCCGGAAGCGCTGAGCCTACTGCTGTCTTCCAGAAAAGTAGGGGATCAGGTGGCGGTATCGCTGGAGCGTGATGGAAAGAAGCTTGCGGAGGACGTAACCCTTGTAGAGATTAAGGACAGCGGCAAAACGGCGGTAAGGCCGGGCCTTGGCGTTGTCATCGGCGCCGTGCAGAAAGTGGAAGCGTCGGAGGCGGGAAGGGAAGTCAACTTTACCGATACGGATGTCGGCGGGCCCTCGGCGGGCTTGATGTTCACCATGGAAATATATAACCGGCTGACGAAGGGCGATTTGACCAAAGGGTACAGAGTTGCCGGAACCGGCACGATTGATCCGAGTGGAGAAGTTGGTCCAATCGGGGGCGTTCAGTTCAAAATCGTCGCCGCCGACCGAAAGGGCGCGGAAATCTTTTTCGTCCCGGTCAAGAATTATGCAGTCGCCAAGGCAAAAGCGGATAAAATCGGCGCCAAGATGAAGCTGGTGCCGGTAACGACAGTAAGCGACGCCATTCAGTATATGGAGAAGCTGCCGGTCAAACCATGA
- a CDS encoding tRNA(Met) cytidine acetate ligase, producing the protein MPTVGIIAEYNPLHNGHVHHYREAKRLSGASHSIVVMSGPFTQRGEPAMLSKRARTEMALRMGADLVIELPVAYAVQPAEWFAFGAVALLEATGVVSSLCFGSESGSLAQLLPLARFLAEESDPLQSELRRRLALGESFPAAYSAAAAQVWQEGGENGRGPLPAAARTHVPAERNAGPDDHSGTGSAPKMNEDSLAELLRGPNNSLGLHYLIALRRLGSSIVPLTVPRLGAGFHEPLRSGTAIASATALRGLLRMGGSPADYIPEYSLGILRREQQEGRGPLDWESFRSPLLHLLSTRSAAELGGLLDVSEGLEHRLLRILPELEQFTVSGLLSALKSKRYTRTRLQRMLLHILLNHGKEEFSSGALSQGPGYIRVLGFRESGRTLLKKMKQSATLPVITRPALYSHPHLERDLQASAAYAAAFASPLRSELYSDYLKPPVMV; encoded by the coding sequence GTGCCGACAGTAGGGATTATTGCCGAATACAACCCTTTACATAACGGGCATGTCCACCATTATAGAGAAGCCAAAAGATTGTCCGGCGCTAGCCACTCCATCGTCGTGATGAGCGGTCCTTTCACCCAGCGCGGGGAACCTGCCATGTTAAGCAAGCGGGCACGGACCGAAATGGCCCTGCGTATGGGCGCCGATCTGGTAATTGAGCTCCCGGTCGCTTATGCCGTCCAGCCCGCGGAGTGGTTCGCCTTCGGCGCGGTGGCGCTGCTGGAAGCGACTGGCGTCGTCAGCAGCCTGTGCTTCGGCTCCGAGTCCGGCAGCCTGGCGCAGCTGCTGCCGCTGGCGCGCTTTCTCGCCGAGGAAAGCGACCCGCTCCAGAGCGAGCTCCGCCGGCGTCTTGCGCTCGGCGAGAGCTTTCCCGCCGCTTACAGCGCGGCGGCGGCGCAGGTATGGCAGGAAGGCGGAGAGAATGGCAGAGGGCCCCTGCCCGCTGCTGCCCGCACCCATGTTCCTGCCGAACGCAATGCCGGTCCGGATGACCATTCGGGAACCGGCTCCGCACCGAAAATGAACGAAGACAGCCTTGCAGAGCTGCTGCGCGGACCGAACAACAGCCTTGGCCTCCACTACCTTATCGCTCTGAGGCGGCTCGGCAGCAGTATCGTTCCCTTGACCGTTCCGCGCCTCGGGGCCGGCTTTCATGAGCCGCTTCGCAGCGGTACAGCCATTGCCAGTGCGACAGCGCTTCGCGGACTGCTGCGTATGGGCGGTTCCCCTGCAGACTATATACCGGAGTACAGCCTTGGCATTCTTCGGCGCGAGCAGCAGGAAGGCCGCGGACCGCTGGACTGGGAGAGCTTCCGCTCTCCGCTGCTGCACCTTCTCTCCACCCGCTCGGCCGCCGAGCTTGGCGGACTGCTGGATGTGAGCGAAGGACTGGAGCACCGTCTGCTGCGGATTCTGCCGGAGCTTGAGCAGTTCACAGTTAGCGGTCTGCTGTCAGCCTTGAAGAGCAAACGCTACACCCGTACACGGCTTCAGCGGATGCTTCTGCACATTCTGCTGAATCACGGCAAGGAAGAATTCTCTTCCGGCGCGCTGTCGCAGGGGCCGGGATATATCCGGGTGCTCGGCTTTCGGGAAAGCGGCCGGACCCTGCTCAAAAAAATGAAGCAAAGCGCCACCCTGCCCGTTATCACACGGCCGGCGCTTTACTCCCATCCGCATTTGGAGCGGGATCTTCAGGCGTCCGCCGCCTATGCTGCGGCCTTTGCCTCTCCGCTCCGCAGCGAGCTGTACAGCGACTATTTGAAGCCGCCGGTCATGGTTTGA
- a CDS encoding YceD family protein has product MKFHFRKIANADGPMHFRENVDVSEAVKGRKDILTVSPLLADLDALPAAADLVTVEGKLSGDADMLCARCLTPVKTHMDIPFAETFKWGKEPAEPEEEENEDLIYVTDEAVDLVPYVQESYLLHFPLSVLCTPDCKGLCPTCGHNLNEGVCSCDNTVIDPRLAGLKDFFK; this is encoded by the coding sequence ATGAAGTTTCACTTTCGCAAAATTGCAAATGCCGACGGACCTATGCACTTCCGCGAGAATGTGGATGTAAGCGAAGCCGTCAAAGGCCGCAAGGATATTTTGACTGTATCACCGTTATTAGCCGATCTCGATGCGCTGCCCGCGGCTGCGGATCTCGTAACCGTGGAGGGTAAGCTGAGCGGAGATGCGGACATGCTATGTGCGCGTTGCTTGACTCCTGTCAAGACGCATATGGATATTCCTTTCGCCGAAACGTTCAAGTGGGGCAAGGAACCGGCTGAGCCGGAAGAAGAGGAGAACGAGGACCTCATCTACGTGACCGATGAAGCCGTGGATTTGGTGCCTTATGTCCAGGAAAGCTATCTTCTTCATTTCCCGCTTTCCGTGCTTTGCACCCCGGACTGCAAGGGACTCTGTCCCACATGCGGTCATAATCTGAACGAAGGCGTCTGCAGTTGCGACAACACCGTAATCGACCCGCGTCTTGCCGGGTTGAAAGATTTTTTCAAATGA
- the rpmF gene encoding 50S ribosomal protein L32, translating to MAVPQRRTSKTRRDKRRTHFKLVVPGMVKCEQCGELKLAHHVCKVCGTYKAREIIKQ from the coding sequence ATGGCAGTACCTCAACGTAGAACGTCCAAAACACGCCGTGACAAGCGCCGCACGCACTTTAAGCTGGTTGTCCCGGGCATGGTGAAATGTGAACAATGCGGAGAATTGAAGCTTGCTCACCACGTATGCAAAGTTTGCGGAACGTACAAAGCAAGAGAGATTATCAAGCAATAG
- the fapR gene encoding transcription factor FapR, which translates to MPKKERQQQLLQIIEDNPFVTDRELTRQLKVSIQTIRLDRMELGIPELRERMKQMAEHSYDQVRSLPVDEVIGDIVDLQLDKSGISIFEIREEHVFSRNGIARGHYVFAQANSLAVAVINAEIALTASADIRFVRMVRLGEKCISKAYVRSLAGRRGKAEVDVFTYVGEEMVFQGHFVVYRSVSEEYSEGVSRSADRH; encoded by the coding sequence GTGCCGAAAAAAGAACGCCAGCAGCAGCTGTTGCAGATTATTGAGGACAATCCTTTTGTCACGGACCGTGAGCTTACCCGGCAGCTGAAGGTCAGCATACAGACGATCCGGCTGGACCGAATGGAGCTTGGTATTCCGGAGCTGCGGGAGCGCATGAAGCAGATGGCGGAGCATTCCTACGATCAGGTGCGATCTCTTCCTGTAGACGAAGTGATTGGAGATATCGTTGATCTACAGCTGGACAAGAGCGGCATTTCGATCTTTGAAATCCGTGAGGAGCATGTCTTCTCCAGGAACGGAATTGCCCGTGGCCATTATGTATTCGCACAGGCCAATTCGCTGGCGGTTGCCGTAATCAACGCTGAAATCGCGCTTACCGCCTCTGCAGATATCCGCTTTGTACGCATGGTCCGTCTGGGTGAAAAATGCATTTCCAAGGCTTATGTCCGCTCGCTGGCGGGCCGCAGGGGTAAGGCCGAGGTCGACGTATTTACATATGTTGGCGAAGAGATGGTCTTTCAGGGCCATTTCGTCGTGTATCGGTCCGTAAGCGAAGAATACAGCGAAGGAGTGAGCCGTAGTGCAGATCGCCATTGA
- the plsX gene encoding phosphate acyltransferase PlsX: MQIAIDAMGGDHAPESNVEGALSAAAEWKDTQIILVGDEARLAPLLKDKPINVTVRHASEVIGPDEEPVKAVRRKKDSSMVVAGKMVKEGEAEAMISAGNTGALMTTGLLIVGRMPGIERPALAPMIPTLDDVGVLALDLGANMDAEPQHLAQYALMGSIYRSKVHGISKPRVGLLNVGAEPGKGNKLTKEAYPLLEQLPGINFVGNVEARDVLTGSCDVLVCDGFAGNILLKSLEGTAGAIFALLKEQFSRSLKTKLGAAMLMPELRSLKGKMDYKEHGGAPLLGLSGLVVKGHGSSDGNAIRNAVRQARQALSSGLVSSISKEISGK, from the coding sequence GTGCAGATCGCCATTGACGCCATGGGCGGGGATCATGCGCCCGAGAGCAATGTGGAGGGCGCCTTGTCCGCGGCAGCGGAATGGAAAGATACGCAAATTATTCTAGTCGGTGACGAAGCAAGGCTGGCGCCGCTGCTTAAAGATAAGCCGATCAATGTAACGGTCCGTCATGCAAGCGAAGTAATCGGACCCGATGAGGAACCCGTCAAAGCCGTAAGACGGAAAAAGGATTCATCCATGGTTGTTGCAGGAAAGATGGTTAAAGAAGGCGAAGCCGAGGCCATGATATCCGCTGGCAATACGGGCGCTCTTATGACAACAGGGCTGCTCATTGTCGGAAGAATGCCGGGCATCGAGCGTCCTGCGCTGGCTCCGATGATCCCAACCCTCGACGATGTAGGCGTGCTGGCTCTGGACCTTGGCGCGAATATGGACGCCGAACCGCAGCATTTGGCGCAGTACGCGCTGATGGGAAGTATTTACCGCAGCAAGGTGCATGGCATTTCGAAGCCGCGCGTTGGTCTGCTGAACGTCGGAGCGGAGCCCGGAAAGGGCAACAAGCTGACAAAGGAAGCATACCCGCTGCTGGAGCAGCTTCCCGGAATCAACTTTGTCGGCAACGTGGAAGCGCGTGACGTGCTGACGGGAAGCTGCGATGTGCTCGTCTGCGACGGATTTGCCGGCAATATTTTGCTGAAGTCGCTGGAAGGGACGGCGGGGGCGATATTCGCGCTGCTCAAAGAGCAGTTCAGCCGTTCTCTCAAGACAAAGCTTGGAGCGGCGATGCTTATGCCTGAACTGAGAAGTCTTAAAGGCAAGATGGATTACAAGGAGCACGGCGGCGCACCGCTGCTGGGCTTAAGCGGTCTCGTAGTGAAGGGGCACGGTTCTTCTGACGGAAATGCCATCAGAAATGCGGTCCGGCAGGCGCGGCAGGCGCTATCGTCCGGTCTTGTCTCAAGTATATCCAAGGAAATCAGCGGGAAGTGA
- a CDS encoding beta-ketoacyl-ACP synthase III, whose product MNNLRPVGIIGTGKYVPERILTNSDLEKIVETNDEWIVSRTGIRERHIAAPDQATSDLAYEASLRALASAGMKPEDLDLIIVATITPDTTFPSTACILQDKLGAKGAAAFDLSAACSGFVYSLATAVGFIQNGMYNNALIIGADALSRITDYTDRNTCVLFGDGAGAVILGEVPEGRGFKSFDLGAEGAGGPLLKLEGGGSRLPASAETVEGKKHFIYMNGREVFKFAVRVMGTATEKVLGKAGLTKEDIDLFVPHQANIRIIQSAMQRLDLPPEKCVINVDKYANTSAASIPLALVEAAEEGRMKEGDTVLMVGFGGGLTWGASILIW is encoded by the coding sequence ATGAATAACTTACGGCCGGTCGGCATTATCGGTACGGGAAAATATGTACCTGAAAGAATTTTGACCAACAGCGATTTGGAAAAAATAGTGGAAACAAACGATGAATGGATTGTCAGCCGGACGGGAATCCGGGAGCGGCATATCGCAGCTCCGGATCAAGCGACCTCCGATCTGGCTTACGAAGCTTCGCTCCGTGCGCTGGCTTCGGCGGGCATGAAGCCCGAGGATCTGGATCTGATCATTGTGGCAACGATTACGCCAGACACAACATTCCCTTCTACGGCTTGCATTCTGCAGGATAAGCTCGGAGCGAAGGGCGCGGCGGCATTCGACCTGTCAGCGGCCTGCTCCGGCTTCGTATACAGTCTGGCGACGGCGGTCGGTTTCATTCAGAACGGCATGTACAACAATGCTCTGATTATCGGTGCGGACGCGCTGTCCCGGATTACGGATTATACGGATCGCAACACTTGCGTTCTGTTCGGTGACGGAGCGGGAGCGGTCATTCTCGGCGAAGTGCCTGAAGGTCGGGGATTCAAGTCCTTTGATCTTGGCGCAGAGGGAGCCGGCGGACCGCTTCTGAAGCTGGAAGGCGGCGGCTCGCGGCTGCCTGCTTCGGCAGAGACGGTAGAGGGCAAGAAGCATTTTATCTACATGAACGGACGGGAAGTGTTCAAGTTCGCGGTCCGGGTTATGGGTACGGCAACGGAGAAGGTGCTTGGCAAAGCGGGTCTTACGAAGGAAGACATCGATCTCTTTGTACCGCATCAGGCGAATATTCGCATCATCCAGTCGGCGATGCAGCGTCTGGATCTTCCCCCGGAGAAGTGCGTAATCAATGTAGACAAATACGCGAACACATCGGCGGCATCTATACCGCTCGCCTTGGTGGAAGCGGCGGAAGAGGGACGGATGAAGGAAGGCGACACCGTTCTGATGGTCGGCTTCGGCGGAGGCCTGACTTGGGGCGCTTCCATATTGATTTGGTAA
- the fabD gene encoding ACP S-malonyltransferase, with amino-acid sequence MSKIAFVFPGQGAQAVGMAKDVYEAVPEAREIFETGDEVLGFPLSTLVFEGPDSELKQTANTQPALLTASVAYLEALKGKGLAPDYVAGHSLGEYSALVAAGVLAYGDAVKLVRLRGQFMEEAVPGGQGAMAAVLGAGREALADLCRSVSEQEGPVELANVNCPGQIVVSGSQAGVNAVVQRVKEAGGKRAIPLEVSGPFHSSMMKEAAERLSDELAKTEFKAPSVPVVVNVTALPVTNPEEIRELLVRQVYSPVLWQDTVEQLIKEGVDTFVEIGSGSVLAGLIRKIDKNVKVININSLESIEALSLTAF; translated from the coding sequence ATGAGTAAAATCGCATTCGTATTTCCCGGTCAGGGGGCGCAGGCGGTTGGCATGGCGAAGGATGTATATGAAGCTGTGCCTGAGGCTCGAGAGATATTTGAAACAGGCGATGAAGTTCTCGGCTTTCCGCTCAGCACGCTTGTCTTTGAAGGGCCTGACAGCGAGCTTAAGCAGACAGCCAATACGCAGCCCGCGCTGTTGACCGCAAGCGTAGCCTATCTGGAAGCGCTGAAGGGCAAAGGCCTTGCGCCGGATTATGTGGCCGGCCACAGCCTGGGAGAATACAGCGCGCTGGTGGCTGCCGGTGTCCTGGCCTACGGGGACGCCGTCAAGCTGGTGCGTCTGCGCGGCCAGTTTATGGAAGAGGCCGTGCCGGGCGGACAAGGCGCGATGGCCGCCGTGCTGGGCGCCGGGCGCGAGGCGCTGGCGGACCTGTGCCGCAGCGTATCGGAGCAGGAAGGCCCGGTTGAGCTGGCGAACGTCAACTGTCCGGGACAGATTGTCGTATCCGGCTCACAGGCGGGCGTGAACGCGGTCGTTCAGCGGGTGAAGGAAGCAGGCGGCAAGCGGGCAATTCCGCTCGAAGTCAGCGGTCCTTTCCATTCCTCCATGATGAAGGAAGCGGCTGAAAGACTGTCGGACGAGCTGGCGAAGACGGAATTCAAGGCCCCGTCCGTTCCCGTTGTCGTCAACGTTACCGCGCTTCCCGTCACGAATCCGGAGGAAATCCGCGAGCTGCTAGTCCGGCAGGTGTACTCGCCGGTACTGTGGCAGGATACCGTGGAACAGCTGATTAAAGAAGGTGTTGACACGTTTGTGGAGATCGGTTCCGGCAGCGTGCTCGCTGGACTCATCCGCAAGATCGACAAGAACGTCAAGGTAATCAACATCAACAGCCTGGAAAGCATTGAAGCTCTTAGCTTGACTGCTTTCTGA
- the fabG gene encoding 3-oxoacyl-ACP reductase FabG, producing the protein MFSALRGQTALVTGASRGIGRSIALALAEHGVKVAVNYSGSEDAARETVERIAELGSEGIALRGNVGSAEQAEALVKETLGAWGRIDILVNNAGITRDNLIMRMKEEEFDQVIETNLKGVFNCLKAVTRPMMKQRYGRIINISSVVGVTGNPGQANYSAAKAGIIGLTKSAARELASRGITVNCIAPGFIDTDMTRQLSDEVRADLAKGIPLARLGLPEEIASAALFLASEGAAYMTGQTLHVDGGMYM; encoded by the coding sequence ATGTTCTCAGCATTACGGGGCCAGACGGCCCTCGTTACCGGCGCTTCTCGCGGCATCGGCCGCAGCATCGCGCTGGCGCTGGCGGAGCATGGCGTCAAGGTCGCCGTGAACTATTCAGGCAGCGAAGATGCAGCCCGGGAGACCGTGGAACGCATCGCGGAGCTCGGTTCCGAAGGAATCGCGCTCCGGGGCAATGTCGGCAGTGCTGAACAGGCGGAAGCCCTGGTTAAAGAAACCCTCGGCGCCTGGGGTCGGATCGATATACTCGTGAATAACGCGGGCATTACAAGGGACAACCTGATTATGCGGATGAAAGAGGAAGAGTTCGATCAGGTCATAGAGACGAATCTCAAAGGCGTGTTCAACTGTCTTAAGGCTGTCACCCGCCCGATGATGAAGCAGCGTTATGGCCGGATCATCAATATTTCCTCCGTGGTCGGCGTGACAGGCAATCCAGGTCAGGCTAACTATTCGGCGGCGAAGGCCGGCATTATCGGACTGACCAAATCAGCTGCGCGCGAGCTTGCTTCCCGCGGCATTACGGTCAACTGTATTGCCCCCGGCTTTATCGACACCGATATGACCCGACAGCTGTCTGATGAAGTCCGCGCCGATCTGGCAAAGGGCATTCCGCTCGCACGTCTCGGTCTGCCGGAGGAAATTGCTTCGGCTGCGCTCTTCCTTGCATCCGAGGGAGCGGCTTACATGACGGGCCAGACGCTTCATGTTGACGGCGGCATGTATATGTAA
- the acpP gene encoding acyl carrier protein has product MSDVLERVKRIVVDRLGADEAEVTLEASFKDDLGADSLDVVELVMELEDEFDMEISDEDAEKITTVGEVVNYIQSHT; this is encoded by the coding sequence ATGTCCGATGTATTGGAGCGTGTAAAGCGCATTGTCGTCGACCGCTTAGGAGCCGACGAAGCCGAAGTCACACTGGAAGCGTCTTTCAAAGATGATTTGGGAGCTGATTCTCTCGACGTTGTAGAATTGGTTATGGAATTGGAAGATGAATTCGATATGGAGATCTCTGATGAAGATGCAGAGAAGATTACGACCGTGGGTGAAGTTGTAAACTACATACAATCTCATACCTAG